CTGTCACTCTCTACTCTGGCAATCAGTTCGCCAACCGGTTGTTTGTTGAACCAGCCAACTGGCAGCTTAAGCAAATGGCTAAAAACATCTCCCTTAAACTTGGTTATAATCTTTATTCCCAATCTACTCAACAGCACAATTTGCAGATAAGACAGTAAGCCAGATACCAGCACGACGGCAATAAACATAAATCCGTATCGCAACATCTCGGCCATATCCTGATTAGGTATGCTTTCATCTATTATCAGGGCAAGGATAAGCGGATCTACCAAACGTAATGCAGATGTGATCAGCATGGCAAAAAGCCCAAAGAATAATAAGCCTTTATCCTTCCTGATGAAAGGATAAAGAAGCTTTAAATAGTAGGATAATTTTTGTTTTTTCTCTGGCATCAGTTTTTATAACCTGTCTATCTTGTTATGGGGATTTTGGCTACTATGATCAATTCGAACGGGTTTCTCCCATGATCTGAAACTCAACACATCAGTCCGAATTATCCTCAATATGCCGTGAGATTATATAGGCTAACGGGGGACTGGTTACAATACTTTTTGAAAGAACTGGAGCAAACACTTTGGTCGGGATGAGAGGATTTGAACCTCCGACTTCTCGGTCCCGAACCGAGCGCGCTAACCGGACTGCGCTACATCCCGACCGTGTTTTGTCACAGTTTTTGTGCATTTGATATTGTCAAGATTATTCTTTGCTAATCGCCTTTATTAGGCGCTCTGCCTCCTCACTGGTAATTTTTCCCTTCTCTAGCATATCCAATATTTTTAACCGACTTCGTTCGGCAATTTCTTCTGCTTCAGCTTTCTTCTTTTCGGCTCCCAGATAGGGTTTGATCAACGGGGAATTCACTACTTTGTGAATGTATTCTTTCAGGGATTCCGCATTCAGATGCTCATACTTAAGTCCGTCAAATTCCGCCTTGACGTTGCGCAATCCATCTTTTAGCCCATCGTAAATCTCAGAGCTAATATCTTCAACTTTTGAGCTTACATTGGCTTTAGCTTCTTCAAAATCAAAATCCGCAATAGTCTTCTTCATCTTCTCGATGGCGTCATTTACTTTGTTGCGTATTTTTTCTTCATTGATGGATTTTGATACTCTACTAAGGTATTGAGTAAGTTTATTCAGTAACTCTTTCACTTGTTCCTTTTCATCGCTAGTGGCTGTCTGTTTGAGGGAAACTTTTACTTGCTCCAGTTTTGCCTTAATATAATCCAAATTGATGTAGCTATCGCTGGAAAGCTTGATCATGCCATTGGTAGTATCTATCTTTATGATAGTCGGCTCATCCTCATCAAAGAGGTTTTCGACGCGGAAGGTATTATCCTCCTCAGTTACTTTGGCCTCTAGCTTGGATTTTAACCTGCCGCTTTCACTTTCGGCGTGTAGTTTAAAACTAAAGCGTAGCGGCAATACCAGATGCACAATGCCATTCTGGGTAACAAAACTGAAATCTCCGCCTTCCACTGGTTGAGTTTCGTAGTATATAGGTCCGTTTTCGGTTTCGATCTTCACTTTACTAAAGCTGGCAAGGCGCATTTTGATGGGTCCGTTTTCACTCTCCACATGCAATCCTTCGCCCTTTATATCTTCCACAGAGATAGGACCATTCTCCATTTTGGCGTAAAGGTTGCCTGCACTATTACGGATTCGAACCGGACCATTTTCGCTTTCTATGTGCATGTCTCCAGAACAATTGGCAATTGAAACGGGACCATTCTCTGTATCTACTAAAATAGGATTTGTAAGTCCAATCATACTAATGGGATAGTTATCGCTAATTATTTCCAAAAATATGGTTTGGGGAATGCTAAGTTTTAATTGAACAGATTTGATACTTCTTTGTTTTCCTGGCAACTCAAGTAAATTGAGATCTAATACTCCATCATCATATTCATCTTCGAAGTAGTCTTCAATATTAAATCCCTCAAGTTCTATATCGGGGTCAAACACAATATCGCCTTCCAAAACTACTTGTTTGTCCGAGGATTGCGTTATCGAAAGCGGTATCATCTCGTTAGTAATTTTTACCTTGCTTAACTCTTCGTAAGTCCAATGCTTATTTGTAATACTGATCTTTTTCATTATTTCTCCTCTGATTTATCATGTTTAAGGCTTCTTCCACACTTACAAAGCCTTCTTCCAAATCTGCGAGAATATCCTCGTAGCTATTCTTTGAAACGTTTTCTTGTAGCATTTTGGCGTTAATTTCTGCCAGCCTGTTTTTGATTGTTGGATACGATATGCCCAAGTGTTTTTGCATCTCTTTCAAGTTTCCTTGAACCAGCAAAAAAAGCTTAATAAACTCCAGTTGATAAGCAGAAAATCCTTCCAACCAGTTACGACTGAAACTTCCCTCAAAGTTGATATCACATTTCGGGCAATGGTAACAGCGAATCTCCAGTTCGCCATTACATATCGGACAATTAGCGAGATTCATTTCGTGCTCCTTATTTATGGGAACATAATTCAAAATTATTAATATATGTCAAGCTAAAACTTCAAATATATTTATATATGGTTTAATAATATTTAAGCTTGTGCTTGTTCTGAACATTATGAATCGAACTCTTTGATCGCAATCAATTAGATAAAAGCGATTCAGAATTCTTATGTGTTATGCCTTGGTTGAAAATTACCTCAACCCGTTTTTTCTCTCACGTTGTTTGCTCTATTTCTCCTCGTTATCTCCTCGTGTCATGAGGACACTATGAGGAGAAGAGGAGGGAACCACAAAGCATAGCAATGGGTTAGATAAATTTTGTCTGTAAATGGACACGCTGCAGTGAGCACCCAAATATACTTATCAAATATTAGTTTAGTTCTATGGAGTATGATCAATATACTTCCACTTTAAGACTTAGACTACTTTCTTGGCATCATCATATCTCAACCCAAAAGCTCAAATATAAAGATCGGAACCCATAGAAAAACAAGCTATTATGTATTCGATAAACGTTTAGCTTGGCATAAAATAACAAAGCCCACACTATGCAGTTATTCGATTGGGCGTAGGGATATTATGAAAATTGGCTATACAGTATTTTACGTATTTGAATCTGCAAGATTGCAGGGCGAGATTCCTTGCGGGTATTTTGGCATTAATGCAAGCATTTCCTGTCGCAGAGCTTTTGGCCATTGTCGCTTGGATGCTTCTCACTGAGCCGCCTCCTCTGTGCTGCCAAGCTCCCGCTTGACGTGGCGACGGAGT
This Candidatus Cloacimonadota bacterium DNA region includes the following protein-coding sequences:
- a CDS encoding DUF4097 family beta strand repeat-containing protein codes for the protein MKKISITNKHWTYEELSKVKITNEMIPLSITQSSDKQVVLEGDIVFDPDIELEGFNIEDYFEDEYDDGVLDLNLLELPGKQRSIKSVQLKLSIPQTIFLEIISDNYPISMIGLTNPILVDTENGPVSIANCSGDMHIESENGPVRIRNSAGNLYAKMENGPISVEDIKGEGLHVESENGPIKMRLASFSKVKIETENGPIYYETQPVEGGDFSFVTQNGIVHLVLPLRFSFKLHAESESGRLKSKLEAKVTEEDNTFRVENLFDEDEPTIIKIDTTNGMIKLSSDSYINLDYIKAKLEQVKVSLKQTATSDEKEQVKELLNKLTQYLSRVSKSINEEKIRNKVNDAIEKMKKTIADFDFEEAKANVSSKVEDISSEIYDGLKDGLRNVKAEFDGLKYEHLNAESLKEYIHKVVNSPLIKPYLGAEKKKAEAEEIAERSRLKILDMLEKGKITSEEAERLIKAISKE
- a CDS encoding DUF2089 domain-containing protein → MNLANCPICNGELEIRCYHCPKCDINFEGSFSRNWLEGFSAYQLEFIKLFLLVQGNLKEMQKHLGISYPTIKNRLAEINAKMLQENVSKNSYEDILADLEEGFVSVEEALNMINQRRNNEKDQYYK